The Arachis hypogaea cultivar Tifrunner chromosome 14, arahy.Tifrunner.gnm2.J5K5, whole genome shotgun sequence genome has a segment encoding these proteins:
- the LOC112742186 gene encoding uncharacterized protein, translating into MAKQKAIAQIYGDWEESYNKVPKLLQALQSYFLGTICELWVVPYYDGHLLVHDLAQGGNSNILPISFAIVEFESTESWLFFITNLRRHVTPQEGLLVISDRSQAIKAALNADDSGWHPPRAFHAYCIRHMAANFITHFKSTEGKQYLINATYSPRKGGYEWYMDALRGLSPGMVNWAGHFNPEIWLQHYDSGWRFGHMTTNLSKCINAVFKGIRYLPISSIVRITYERLQKLFVTKGREAQSQLAAGNRFSQRLMAAIEKNREGIPNMRVTHCDRQASALHYPCRHALARCAVASIEWAPYVHPVYRQEDVFKVYEMEFSPTPDESLGSEWDGTLLRPNPLMCKKATKRPVSSKFWNDMDEVERQEKQCGLCMQVDHTRKGCPNKSTNDA; encoded by the exons ATGGCAAAACAAAAGGCAATTGCTCAGATCTACGGggattgggaggagtcatacaatAAGGTGCCGAAACTGCTTCAGGCGCTGCAGAGTTATTTTTTGGGAACTATTTGTGAGCTATGGGTCGTACCGTACTACGACGGGCACCTTCTGGTCCACGACT TGGCACAAGGTGGCAACAGCAATATCCTGCCTATTTCTTTTGCCATTGTGGAGTTCGAGAGTACGGAGTCATGGTTGTTCTTCATTACTAACCTGAGACGCCATGTTACCCCACAAGAAGGCCTGTTGGTTATCTCCGATAGATCGCAGGCCATCAAGGCTGCACTCAATGCCGATGATAGTGGTTGGCATCCTCCTAGGGCATTCCACGCTTACTGTATTAGACACATGGCTGCGAACTTCATAACTCATTTTAAGTCAACCGAGGGCAAGCAATACCTTATAAATGCCACTTATAGTCCAAGAAAGGGAGGGTACGAGTGGTACATGGATGCCTTGAGAGGGTTGTCGCCTGGGATGGTGAACTGGGCTGGCCATTTCAACCCAGAGATATGGCTACAACACTACGACAGTGGTTGGCGTTTTGGTCATATGACAACAAATCTGTCGAAGTGCATTAATGCAGTTTTCAAGGGTATACGGTACTTGCCGATTTCTTCCATCGTGCGTATCACGTACGAACGGTTGCAGAAATTGTTCGTCACAAAGGGCAGGGAGGCGCAGTCACAGCTGGCTGCTGGAAACCGGTTTTCCCAGAGGCTGATGGCAGCCATTGAGAAGAACAGAGAAGGAATCCCGAACATGCGTGTTACTCATTGTGATCGACAGGCTTCT GCTCTCCACTACCCATGCCGCCATGCGCTTGCCAGGTGTGCCGTCGCTAGCATCGAGTGGGCTCCGTATGTTCATCCAGTTTATAGGCAAGAAGATGTGTTCAAGGTGTACGAGATGGAGTTTTCACCGACACCGGATGAGTCCTTGGGGTCGGAGTGGGATGGGACACTGCTCCGTCCTAACCCACTCATGTGCAAGAAGGCTACTAAGAGACCCGTGTCCAGTAAATTCTGGAATGACATGGATGAGGTCGAGCGACAGGAGAAGCAGTGTGGCCTCTGTATGCAAGTTGATCATACTAGAAAGGGTTGTCCTAATAAATCCACGAACGATGCTTAG
- the LOC112741386 gene encoding aspartyl protease family protein At5g10770, whose product MSFFWFLFFSAHFAIATSLVQLGDNDLRHKLSGMHLSLYHVTSLDPSLTSNSKSPISYSDIFNKDQDRVRYIQSKLANKVDVKSSDRTLGPKLVSTPLKSGLSIGSGNYYVKIGFGTPPKFSSMIVDTGSSLSWLQCEPCAVSCHPQVDPIFDPSTSKSYKTLPCSSTQCSSLKASTLNDPGCSTSTKTCVYKASYGDSSFSIGYLSQDLLTVAPSYTIPGFVFGCGQDNQGLFGKAAGILGLANDKLSLIGQLSNKNGYGFSYCLPTSFSSPNSSKEGFLSIGTSSFPPSSSFKFTPLIKNPKIHSLYFVDLSVITVAGKPLGVAASSYKVPTIIDSGTVITRLPMSVYTALSNSFVKILSKKYPQVPGFSILDTCFKGSLKDLSSAVPEIQIVFQGGANLPLKAENTLLEIEDGTTCLAIAGSPEDNPIAIIGNFQQQTFTVAYDVANSKVGFAPAGCQ is encoded by the coding sequence TTACAAGCCTTGATCCTTCtctaacatcaaattcaaaatcaccaatttcaTACTCTGACATATTCAACAAAGATCAGGACCGTGTCAGGTACATTCAATCGAAACTAGCCAATAAGGTGGATGTGAAAAGTTCTGACAGAACTTTGGGACCAAAACTTGTTAGCACACCATTGAAATCAGGTTTGTCAATAGGTTCAGGAAACTACTATGTCAAAATTGGATTTGGAACCCCTCCAAAATTCTCCAGCATGATTGTAGATACTGGAAGCTCTCTTTCATGGCTTCAATGCGAGCCTTGTGCTGTTTCTTGCCACCCACAAGTTGACCCCATTTTTGATCCTTCAACATCAAAGTCCTACAAAACCTTGCCATGTTCTTCAACTCAGTGTTCTTCTCTTAAGGCTTCAACACTCAATGATCCAGGTTGTTCAACTTCCACTAAAACTTGTGTTTACAAAGCAAGCTATGGTGATTCATCTTTCTCAATTGGTTACCTGAGTCAAGATTTGTTGACTGTTGCTCCATCATACACAATACCAGGTTTTGTTTTTGGTTGTGGACAAGATAATCAAGGCTTGTTTGGAAAGGCTGCTGGTATATTAGGCCTAGCCAATGATAAACTCTCATTGATTGGTCAATTATCAAACAAAAATGGCTATGGATTCTCCTATTGCCTACCCACATCTTTTTCTTCACCAAATTCCTCAAAGGAAGGTTTTTTATCCATTGGAACCTCATCATTCCCACCATCTTCATCATTCAAGTTCACTCCTTTGATCAAGAATCCAAAGATTCACAGCTTGTATTTCGTCGACTTATCGGTTATAACCGTGGCCGGAAAGCCATTAGGAGTGGCTGCATCAAGTTACAAGGTTCCTACCATCATTGATTCTGGCACAGTCATCACAAGATTGCCTATGTCAGTTTACACAGCACTTTCAAATTCTTTTGTGAAGATCTTGTCCAAGAAGTATCCACAAGTTCCGGGGTTTTCGATATTGGATACTTGTTTCAAGGGGAGTTTGAAGGATCTTTCTTCAGCAGTGCCTGAGATTCAGATTGTGTTTCAAGGGGGTGCTAACTTACCACTCAAGGCAGAGAATACCCTTTTGGAGATTGAGGATGGAACTACTTGTTTGGCCATTGCTGGTAGCCCTGAGGATAACCCTATTGCTATTATAGGGAATTTTCAGCAGCAGACATTTACTGTTGCATATGATGTTGCAAATTCCAAGGTTGGATTTGCACCTGCTGGCTGCCAGTGA